One genomic region from Croceicoccus sp. YJ47 encodes:
- a CDS encoding acyl-CoA dehydrogenase C-terminal domain-containing protein, giving the protein MQTYEAPLRDMRFVLHELFTDDGFGGIAKHADFDDDLLNAILDEAAKTTRDILLPLNASGDHEGCTLENGVVRTPKGFKDAYDQFVEAGWAALASDPEWGGQGLPERINKLVEEMICATNLSFSLYPGLTHGATTALEAHGSDTLKQKYLPKMVSGEWSGTMCLTESHCGTDLGMLRTKAEPNEDGSYNVTGAKIFISSGDHDLTDNIIHLVLARLPDAPKGVKGISLFLVPKYQVDEENRIGPSNGVSVSAIEHKMGLKASATCQLNFDGSKGWLVGKPNKGLAAMFTMMNQERLSVGIQGLGINEIAYQSAVYYAKDRIQGRSLSGAKNPDQAADPIIVHPDVRRMLMTMRVYAEGCRALGQWTSRALDASEHADDPEVKARATDFVALMTPVVKALFTDLAFDAANMGIQTYGGHGYIVESGVEQFVRDARIAQIYEGTNGIQALDLVGRKMPDRMGRNMRPFFHAVSNLLEDMAGTDDKLLAGMVGGMQQAFGALQLTTGTIAQKGMKDPEEAGAAATDYLRMLGLVGMGYCFLKSAKIASERLAEGTGDAEFYKNKLNSARFFMDRVLPEVTAKFLAIKSGKDSMMAMQADAF; this is encoded by the coding sequence ATGCAGACTTATGAAGCACCCCTTCGCGACATGCGTTTCGTGTTGCACGAATTGTTCACCGATGACGGTTTCGGCGGGATCGCCAAGCATGCCGATTTCGACGACGACCTGCTGAACGCCATCCTCGACGAGGCGGCCAAGACGACGCGCGACATTCTCCTCCCCCTCAACGCCAGCGGCGACCACGAAGGCTGCACGCTCGAAAACGGGGTGGTCCGCACGCCCAAGGGGTTCAAGGACGCCTACGATCAGTTCGTCGAGGCCGGATGGGCCGCGCTCGCCTCCGATCCCGAATGGGGCGGACAGGGCCTTCCCGAACGGATCAACAAGCTGGTCGAGGAGATGATCTGCGCGACCAACCTGTCGTTCAGCCTGTATCCCGGCCTCACCCACGGCGCGACCACCGCGCTGGAGGCGCATGGCTCCGACACGCTGAAGCAGAAATATCTGCCCAAGATGGTGAGCGGCGAATGGTCGGGCACGATGTGTCTGACGGAATCGCATTGCGGTACCGATCTCGGCATGCTGCGCACGAAGGCGGAACCGAACGAGGATGGCAGCTACAACGTCACCGGGGCGAAGATCTTCATCTCGTCCGGCGATCACGACCTTACCGACAATATCATCCACCTCGTGCTGGCCCGCCTGCCCGATGCGCCCAAGGGCGTGAAGGGCATCAGCCTGTTCCTCGTGCCCAAATACCAGGTCGACGAGGAAAACCGCATCGGACCGTCCAATGGCGTGTCCGTCTCCGCGATCGAGCACAAGATGGGCCTCAAGGCGTCGGCCACCTGTCAGCTCAATTTCGACGGGTCGAAGGGCTGGCTCGTGGGCAAGCCGAACAAGGGGCTGGCCGCGATGTTCACCATGATGAACCAGGAACGGCTTTCGGTCGGTATCCAGGGGCTCGGCATCAATGAAATCGCGTATCAGTCCGCGGTTTATTATGCCAAGGACCGCATTCAGGGCCGCAGCCTGTCGGGTGCGAAGAACCCCGATCAGGCCGCCGATCCCATCATCGTGCACCCCGACGTGCGCCGCATGCTGATGACGATGCGCGTCTATGCCGAAGGGTGCCGCGCGCTGGGTCAGTGGACGTCGCGTGCGCTCGACGCGAGCGAACATGCCGACGATCCGGAGGTGAAGGCCCGCGCGACTGATTTCGTCGCGCTGATGACGCCGGTGGTGAAGGCCTTGTTCACCGACCTCGCCTTCGATGCGGCCAACATGGGTATTCAGACCTATGGCGGGCATGGTTACATCGTGGAATCGGGTGTGGAGCAATTCGTGCGCGATGCCCGCATTGCGCAGATCTACGAAGGCACCAACGGCATTCAGGCTCTCGACCTCGTCGGGCGCAAGATGCCGGACCGGATGGGCCGCAACATGCGCCCGTTCTTCCATGCGGTGTCCAACCTGCTGGAGGATATGGCCGGCACGGATGACAAGCTTCTGGCCGGGATGGTCGGCGGGATGCAGCAGGCGTTCGGCGCGTTGCAGCTCACCACCGGCACCATTGCGCAAAAGGGCATGAAGGATCCGGAGGAAGCGGGCGCCGCGGCGACCGATTACCTTCGCATGCTGGGCCTTGTAGGCATGGGCTATTGCTTCCTCAAATCGGCGAAGATCGCGAGCGAACGGCTTGCCGAGGGAACGGGCGATGCGGAGTTCTACAAGAACAAGCTCAATAGCGCGCGCTTCTTCATGGATCGCGTCCTGCCCGAGGTGACGGCGAAATTCCTCGCCATCAAGAGCGGCAAGGATTCCATGATGGCGATGCAGGCCGACGCGTTCTGA